From the Plectropomus leopardus isolate mb chromosome 20, YSFRI_Pleo_2.0, whole genome shotgun sequence genome, the window TGTCCTGCAGCAGGTTATATTTCTTCCGTGCTGCTGCCTCCCGTTTTTGCCTCAGCAAACGCATTCGCTCCTTGTGTTTCTGGCTCCTGTGACCTTTCACTTTCGCCAGCTTGCCgttggtttgtttttcctgcCCTCCTGCTGCGACCAAGGTGGGCTGGCAGCGGTTTTTCTTTGCAGCCATTGCATTGGGCGGCATCTCGCTCTCAGAACGTGACCGCCGAGACTTCCTCCCCCCTGTAGCTGTGGCAGATGACTGCCTTCCTGTTGCCTGCCCAGGATCATTTGAAGCTTCCATGTTGCCATCTTCCTCTTTTCCTGCGGGAGGAGCAGTGCCATCTTCTCCTGAGGAAAGTGTGTCTGAGTCAGCAAGGTGGCCGCTGGATGAGGGGGAGAGCATGCAGGGGTTTGAGGAGTCACTCTCATAGATATGTCGAGATACGGGCTTGTCGCTCCCTGTAGAGGCATGCTGGGACTCTGGGGAGTCTCGGCGGAGCTCTTTCATCAGGCATGGCATGGAGAGGAGGCTCTGCTCACCCTCTGTATTCAAGGGACTGTCTGCCTCCTTCTCCCGCGGTGGTGAGCTGGTACTGGTGGTGGTCTCTGTTTTCAGATGCTCATCCTGCTCTCCCTGAACAGAGCCTGTGGCTGATTGTGCTTCATCAAGGCACTCTGGGGGTAACTCCGCATACGCAAATTCCTCTGCCTTCTCTGAGTCAGCCATCTTCATGCTAGTTGAGCCCAGAGCCCAAAGGTCCAACAAACATGGACCAATGTGCCTGGACAGGAGCTCACCTGCTGGAAGAGAAACATATCACTAATTCAAATTCACAGTAATCTGTGCAAGAGCGTGGATGTCTGACAGCACAGGCAATACTTAAGGGCATTATTAAATATAGTTAACACCcccaaattattaaattatgacCCCAAAATgcaatctttattttaaaacatgtaattcTCCAGTTCAAGTACTGTGgttaacaacagcagcatattcagacatttttttcctcctttacaGACTCGgataaaaaacactgtttcGACTTattctgtacattttgtacgAGGTTTACATGTTGCATAACTACTGACTGCTCACATTCCAAAACTAACAAATAATCtcattatattttatgcaaCAGTTTGGCCAGAAACTCTCATTAACGATAATGCTGGTATGACATTAATATCGGCTAACTTCTAAGCGCGATGAAGgctatttttagtttttttttttccttctactTTTACGTTTCAAACAGTGCGAGTCTGATTTCATTAAAGTCTGTTAAACCTCTTCGGCcgaattaaaaaaagtcagtgtacTATGATACCTTTCATGgtatttaaattaattactttACTTAGTTAGGTCTAGAGCTAGCTGAAGCTAACAGAGGCTCGGATCCAGACACTACTTTTAGCTGCGTAGTGAGGCTAACCTCGGTCA encodes:
- the c20h18orf25 gene encoding uncharacterized protein C18orf25 homolog isoform X1: MKMADSEKAEEFAYAELPPECLDEAQSATGSVQGEQDEHLKTETTTSTSSPPREKEADSPLNTEGEQSLLSMPCLMKELRRDSPESQHASTGSDKPVSRHIYESDSSNPCMLSPSSSGHLADSDTLSSGEDGTAPPAGKEEDGNMEASNDPGQATGRQSSATATGGRKSRRSRSESEMPPNAMAAKKNRCQPTLVAAGGQEKQTNGKLAKVKGHRSQKHKERMRLLRQKREAAARKKYNLLQDSSTSDSELTCDSSTSSSEDEDDDTSGGSKTIKTDISDGLPVVGHYDISDTDSNQESMSVETVRPTVIKHELKTHRGQDMAAHSGCIRALCSISGHVEAELSHKESSQHNKGQINIASSDSEVEIVGVQEKARCAHPCGGVIKSLSTWKENSVEQLNSTNQPQLWTTVSPQPNWVSPPEVVDLTLDEDTGHKYLL
- the c20h18orf25 gene encoding uncharacterized protein C18orf25 homolog isoform X3 codes for the protein MKMADSEKAEEFAYAELPPECLDEAQSATGSVQGEQDEHLKTETTTSTSSPPREKEADSPLNTEGEQSLLSMPCLMKELRRDSPESQHASTGSDKPVSRHIYESDSSNPCMLSPSSSGHLADSDTLSSGEDGTAPPAGKEEDGNMEASNDPGQATGRQSSATATGGRKSRRSRSESEMPPNAMAAKKNRCQPTLVAAGGQEKQTNGKLAKVKGHRSQKHKERMRLLRQKREAAARKKYNLLQDSSTSDSELTCDSSTSSSEDEDDDTSGGSKTIKTDISGHVEAELSHKESSQHNKGQINIASSDSEVEIVGVQEKARCAHPCGGVIKSLSTWKENSVEQLNSTNQPQLWTTVSPQPNWVSPPEVVDLTLDEDTGHKYLL
- the c20h18orf25 gene encoding uncharacterized protein C18orf25 homolog isoform X2; protein product: MKMADSEKAEEFAYAELPPECLDEAQSATGSVQGEQDEHLKTETTTSTSSPPREKEADSPLNTEGEQSLLSMPCLMKELRRDSPESQHASTGSDKPVSRHIYESDSSNPCMLSPSSSGHLADSDTLSSGEDGTAPPAGKEEDGNMEASNDPGQATGRQSSATATGGRKSRRSRSESEMPPNAMAAKKNRCQPTLVAAGGQEKQTNGKLAKVKGHRSQKHKERMRLLRQKREAAARKKYNLLQDSSTSDSELTCDSSTSSSEDEDDDTSGGSKTIKTDISAGFRRASERSRVGAQIHGLLDTSSWDRNGIGSVLEEAMTRFAVMQRQTEERFRIWMEKLAHLDSDNDSSKRSSDAVEGQQHPSQGGRPSPPSSFLPSSESAETMAAYMLARENNSLTSTPMNNNNNILPEAVTQNGNLGVPDPGLLNV